GTTTTATTAAAGTGATaatgaaatatgttattttataaaaacatccaAATTTATATTCAGCGGTTTGCTTCTGTAAGAAGAGCATTAAATTAGTTTTCCCCCTTTTGAAGACAATTTGGCATTTTACTCCAGGTTAGTTCTaaattctgaaaaacatttaaattattgtgAACCATTCCTCCTACTGCATTCCATTACGGAGCTCTAAAAATGTCAATAGCAAAGGCAGTTTGAGCGATACAGCAGGGAATTAATCATTACCCCATATACCTTGTGATAACACACTCAGTGCACAGGAGGGAGCACAATGTCAAAATCGACACATATCAGTTCTTCAATCAGAAATCCTGTTAACACTACCTTCCCCAAAAACCATTTCTAGCAGATAAAGTGGGATGACTGAAgagatatttttttttaaaaaatctcttttcaaAGCTGTGCAGAAATAGAATTTGCTTGGAGAGGCCATCACAGACTTCAATCTGTTGAATGTGAATGAAGACTTTGGTTCAAGTTTTTGCAAACTTTGTCACTTTGGCGTGCACTTTCCTCTAAAGAACAAAGCTTCTGTGAAAACCGTTTTGACTACTGTTGTTGCATCAGAAGGAAACCAGTATGTAATACATCAGTGTGGGTGTTGAGCATTTTCAGAGCAAGCAGAGTCACATTTAACTTACGTGACTTACCTGCAGAAAGGAGAGATGGAGAACTATAGTGCACTGAATCCCAGACACAGTCAGTTGGAAGTGCGGTTATTTTATGTActactaagaaagaaaaacactgccAATTAAATTATGACATACTGTTGGTTATACGACATGTTTTGAtttcaaagatgttaaaatatgaaaaaatgtacacTTTAGAACTGGTGAACTAAGGAATTAAAATAGTGCGGGTTGATTTACACTGCATTCCATGCAATAATAATAAGCCCTGGAGTGCACAAATGATGGCCTTGAATTTCATCTTCCTGCTTATGGTCTCCTCTGTTTTTTCCAGGATTCACAGCCAGGCAACTTTGGGAACAACCTAGTTACCAAATGCAAGCCAAGTTCTTCCTGCGATGCTTTTTTAAGGTGTCTGCTAGGTTAAGTtgccaaataaaatacaagaagcccagttaaatttgtatttcagGTGAACAACAAATAATTGTTTAGTACAAGGATATCTCAACACTGTATGAGACATCCTTATCCTAAAACAAGTCACTGAGtgccctgtatttttatttgctaaatctggaaATCTGGCAATCATACTCCTGGGGTATTGACTGCCTTTGACCTCCATCCACCCTATTCTTTTACCATAGGTCCTTAGCTTTTACTGTGAGAAGCCTCAGTTAATACCTTATTCCATACAACGACTCTGAGGATTCGAGATTAATGAGGGTCATTTTAGAGCTGAAGCAGCTACATTCCCTCCCCAGATTTGGGTGTCTCATTATAATAAGTTGGTTGGGATCTGAATTCTCATCATAACTTTTAATCCTTCTACAAAGTAGTTAGGTCCAAAAGATACAGATCATTGGGGAACCATGGAGATGCAAAATACTTTTATTCCTAGAAACAACCTCTGTGGAGTTTTTAGTGCTTGCTGTCATTAGGTCAGTGTTACTTAGcctaaaaataatactaatgacTGACAgcagtagtagcagcagcagcagggaatATTAAATATGACTtaactatgtgtcaggcatggCACTGttcactctttctttttcctactcccattttacaaaggggaaaactgaggcacaaagaggttaaagGAACTTGTTCTTCTCGTTGTTCAAGCTCAGACCTAACTCTCGCCTTCTTGGAGAGCCATTTTTGGATGATCCATGGATAATCTCTTTCCCTCCATCACTCTTTATCATAACGTTTCTTTGTGAAACCAGGGTGATACTTGAAAGCCTTTGCAATGGGGCTAGCTCTATCCGGCACCCTTCCCATTTTGTAATCCCATCTCACTAAGAATCAGCCTTTTGGTGTCTACCCTCCCTACCTGGGTGCCCCAGGAGAACAATAAAGGAGTCTGTCTGGTTCAGCGTTGCAGTGCTAGGTCTGTCCCTCTGAAAGGCTTATCGGAAGTGAAACTCCTCCATTAAAAAGTTCACCCACGGCAAATAGTGCCTTTTGGATAAACTACTATTTAAGATCATTAGGGCTTTCTCTCTGTTAGCCAGGCAAGAATTTGTAGCCACCAGGTTCTTGGGTTGCTTTAGGGAAACGGAACTTTACTCCAAACTGTAGCATTTTTAATCTTCAAGTCACCTGGGTGGATCTTCTAGGACACAAGTCTTGCCTACCACGGCCTTTCCCAGGCTCCCTATTTCTGCGgagattaaaaacatttaaaggcTCCTGAAGTGCATCCGCATCTTAGTTCTGCATCTTAGTGTTGCTAAGACAAGCCTTGTAGGCCAGACATCCCATGGACAGAGCATAAATAGAAGAAAAGCAGTTCTAGGGCAAGGTTTGCAAAGGACAGCAGTGGCACTGTTGATAGGATCAGAAGCAATGTGCTTAAAGGCGAACATATTCTTTCTATATGTGTGTGGGCTCTAGCTCTATCTATACACTTCTCCcaaaagcagtgattctcaacaaTAAGTGCACCTTAGAATTGACTgggaagttttgttttaaatcccCAAAGCCAAGCtgccccagaccaattaaatcagaatccctggggtgggttacatttttttaaagcttcctagATGATTACAATGGGCAACCAGGGTTGAGCGCCGCTGTTCTAAACAGAACCACATGCTTCCATCTGGGGCTTTTAGGAGGGAAATCTCATGACTTTTAAAAGCTATGTACAACAGTTTTTGCAAAGAcgattagtttttgttttatttatttcctgtttcccaaaaacAACTTCCAAGGGTTGGCACAATGTTGCCATCTGTAAAGCATATGACAATAACAGACGGTCGCCTAATAACCAGGAAGGCATTAACATTCACAGGCTCTAAATTATTTGGATTCATCTGGTATGATCTGTGTTGATGAGGCCACTTAATGCTTGATTTCCGTGTCTTCCAATGGCAGTAGCAGAAGTGGGAAGGCCGTGTTTCCTGGGCTTTGCATGTCTCTTTGTCATCCTATTGAATTGTTATAAGATGGATTTATAACAGACCTCAAGGTagtatcaaaatgaaaattaggtCTTGAGTAGATGAAAATTAGTTCTTGAGTAGAAGAATAGCAATCCTGTTTGACTTGCCTGTAGCAACTGCGGCATGTTTGCCTCTGCAAGAAAGGAAATGACTTCTTAATGTGGTTTTCTTCCACTAAGGAGAATTAAATCTACATGGCAAAATGTAAAACCAGCGTGCTGGCAGCCAAATTCTGAAGGGAAGATCCATGACCCTCATAAACGTATTTGTGGCCCGGTTATATGCTAATGAGCCTCATTTAGGCTCAAACTTACCAGGAATGGAAATATAGCTCAGCTGGAGTGCAAGGCTATGGTTCCCTCACTGTTTTGCCTTCTGTATCAACGTTGAGCTGCAATAAATGGGGAAATTTCTCCATCTGCTGCAAGCTGCCAGGGTAAAGGCCTCTAGGTTAAATTTAGAGTTTGGAGCCTGAGATAGCAAAAGTCATTATATTAGTTGATAGACTTTTTGCTGAGttggcaaaattatttttaaaggatcaacttttaaaaagttgacatTTTAATATCTGTTAAGTTGACCTTTTACAAAAGAGAGTGGAACAGTATCCGTGGAATGGTCATTAGGGACACTGTAGATCCTTCAggataaataaaaaggcaaaagttGTTGGGGATAATACTGGCACCTACCACTACCTAGCTGGGTGATCTTTGGACCAGGGTATGAACTTCCTTAGAACTCAGTTTCCTCCACAGTAACATGGGGTTAAGTAGCATCAGTTTTATGAGTTATTAAACGAAATAATgtatatcaaagaaataatgtGCACCTTTCACATCATAAATGCTAGCTATCATTGGTGCTATTAAATTGTCTCAATCCCAAATGACTTTTAACACATAACACAAAATACTACACTTTGCATTCCCACGAAGAATGAACGGATAACCTGCAGCATTTTACAATGTATAGAGCCACACACAGGAACAAGAAATTTAGTTAATTAAATTGAATCATAATAGGAGGTTAAGGGAGAAAATTGAGCTTTTCTAAGGAAGAGCGTTGTGAGAACATCTTCTGTGATAGAATTGCAGTTGTATTTACTCTATATGTAAATCTGAGACATAcacacaactttttaaaataaatatacctgTAATCTGAGGAGGAATTTAAAATGATTCAAGTGTTACTTTTGAGAccaattgttaattttttgtaagtTGTTTTCTCATGTAATCTCTTTTACTGTTTCCCTACTTGAAGCCTCTTTTAATGGAAATACTTATTACTTACTCAGTTCTCATGGCCCTTGTGTTATTATCATAAATTTGGTTCACTGAACAAAACTGCGCAGAGCTCATGGAAGAGAGTCTGAACCAAAGAGAGTAAGAGGTAAACCACAGCCCACCTTGAAGGAGGGATTATGGGTTGGTGGCAAACTCAATGCCTTCAAAATCcaggaagtaaaataaatgaatggtgcCTATGAAACATAAGAAAATTAGAAGAGTGTGGGGGAGATTATGGGAATGGCAAATGCACCCCATTCCCCCACTTCATCCCAATCTGTGaccacctgtattagtccattcttacagtgctataaggaactacctgaggctgggtaatttataaggaacagCAGTTTAATTGGCTGATGGTTTctcaggctgtacagaaagcatggctggggagacctcaggaaactttcaatcatggtggaagggaaagcaggcacgtcttccatggctggagcaggaggaagagagagtgaagggaggtgctatacacttttaaacaataagATCCCCCAataactcactgtcatgagaacagcaccaacgGGAAATTCTGCCTTGATGGTCCAATCACTTGCCACTAGGCCTTGCCTCCTACACTGGGGAGTCTAATTTGACATGAGATGTGGGCAAGGACACAGACCTATATCATATCATCACCCCTCTCAGCCTCAGTAGATGATTACAAGAAGGCAAATGATCCGATTGTTTTAAATGTGGATTCTTGTGTAAAGCCCCTCCATTTGCAAGTTTTGGCAACTGAAACAATTAAAAGATGATACACCTACTGGCCTCTAATTTGCAAATTGTGTTCAGTCTCCCCCAGTCCCCCGAAATTTCTTCAAGGAGATCCCAAGGGCCCATGAAAGagcctcttccattttttttctccaaagctCCAGAAACATGACAAGGAAGAGGAGGACTCCCCAGTCTCTTGGAGATCAGAGGAGGAAATGGCAGAAGAAGCTGCAGCTCTGCGGGTCTACTTTCAGTGACACAGGTAAAGACTGCATTTTGTCATCACCCAGACCCTCCCATGGACCTCAGGAAAGAGGTTGCACTCTCAGAATGGAGATGCACAAAAACACCACCAGCATCCTTGGGTGGTGGCTGCAAGCTGCAGGGGAGAAAACCCTGGCCTTTGAGTACTGTATTCCCAGCCTCCTAGTCTCTTCCACCTGCCTCTTCACGCCCTTCTTCCAAGCCagtgcccccaccccaccaccaacTTTCTCCAGTCTTTCCTGTGGTGGTGCTCCTCCAGAATCCAATGTTCACAAAGCAGACCTTCTGTCATGCACAACTTTTTGTTTAAAAGGTCAACCCCACCTTAAGGTGTGACATGGCCCTCAGGCTCAAGTCTGTCTGCGAGGCCCTGTAAACcagctttctctgcctctctacCACGCCCCCAGGCAAACTCCTCTGTTTTCACTGAGAGGACTCTTCTCTTCAGTTGCTATTTGGTAAATTGCCCttcacatttctctttttgtaCAGCTGCTAGGAAGCTTAGGCCACAGGGAAAAGTCAAGGCTTGATAGAATTAATCTTTGCCTTAATGATGGCTAACTCTTGAGAGATAATAGGTTTAAGACTGGTAGAAAGATAGCTATAGCCAATTTCCTTGTCAAAATGCTTCTACTCCAAATTTTTATACAGTGTCTAAGGAACTCATGCCTAGATCTATCTGGCAATCTATATTATCCCTCCTAGTCTCAGTTCCCATAGTAGACTGCTGGAATGACTGAGGGTGATGTGTTTGGTCTGTaaacaaaaagcattaaaaatggccaggaacagtggctcatgcctataatcccaactacttgggaggctgaggcaggagaaccgcttgaacctgggaagcagaagttgcagtgagctgagattgcgtcactgcactccagcctgggtgacagagggagactccatctaaaaaaaaaaaaaaagagagagagagagagagagaaatgtatcTATCTCTCTGAAATTTGTTTATAAACATAGGGTTACCATGCAATACTGGCATATATCTAGACTAAAAAAATTACTTGTTTAtctcaaattcaaatttaacttgtATCTTGTATTTTTTCTGGCAAACTTGTTAATAAACTCCCATGGACCCCAGTTACAGATCCTCTCCtataaatagtttctttttcctttttagaattaGATAACTCCAAATTAGAAATAGGCAGTTCTTCATCTGGCCTGTGAATAAATATGTTCATGTTATAAGTTGCAGAAGTAGAtcagatataaataaaaaacaaaattagtgagCAAATGCTGGTAGCAATTGATTGGAAAAAATTGTATCAACCACTTAGTGATCATGATTTTAAGCTAGAAAACACATTCATTGTATTCTGATTTCACTTTGAAATGTAAGTCTTTACTGGATAGCTTTAAATATATGTGCACTTGGCCTTTCTCTCCCAGGCCCTCTTTTTAGCGTATTCTAAATACTTAAAGATCCAGACTACCTTTTCCCCTACTGTTGTTCAAACATGGTGTTGTACTCAGATCCTTGCATTCTAGAAAGCTTATTTCATTCTCCCATGTCATAAGTTTGTCAGCTCTGCACTCAATTGCCTAGGGGGATATGGCAAGTGCTATAGCAGAGGctgtctttcatattttatttttaaccttttccaCTGTTCAccatctctctctcattttttaagGATCAAGCTAGTTTACCTAAGAACATAGGCCTATGGGCATGACTACAAACCTCTTTCTATTCCTCTTATGAAGGCCAGTATGTCATTTTAGAGTGCCCTGTTCAAATTTAAATGGGGTGACAATACCTCAGACTTGACTGCCTAGGTTGAATTTTTTCTCCTGGGTTTCCTACTGTAGTGGGTATTTTCAGGTAGAGGCTAGAAAGCTTTAGGCTTTTTCCCAAGGCTTGCTGAATTGTAGATTTTGTCTTAGAATGCATTTTCTAGACACTTTAAGAAGATTCAAACTTATTACCCAACTTTCCTGTAGGCTTTGCTGtgtcagtttttgtttctgtcttgcCTTGAGGCCTGCCATTTCCTGTCTTCCAGGTAAATTGACTTCCCTTGTACATCTTACCAGAACGATATTTACCTTAACTTGTTACACAAACTATTGCCACTGTATCTTTGGATTTTTAAGTTAActaacatttgtatttctctttaaaGGTTTTTTGTGTACAGACAAACAAATCACCCTCAGTCTTCCCAGCAGTCAGATGTGGTAACTAAGACTAGGATGGATACTATAGGTTGCGAGGTGGCAAACCACTTAGGGTCCTAAGATTTTGCCAAGAGTATCATCATTACTGGAGTATAATGGGACTAAATATACTTCCCTTTAAGGACAAAGGAAACATTCTATTGAAACCATCCTCACAGGGTTAACAAGAATTACATGCTGGGTTCCGAACAGAAATATGGTTGtaattaagcattaatcaggCTGCACTTCGGCCCACTTCTTCGTAACCAAAGTCACAGAGCACCAGATGCCAACAATTTGCCTCCTCATTGTTCCTACAGAGAAGATTTCTGATGTTAGAATCATAAGGCTTTTGTTTGTTAAAAATTGCTTAACATGTTTTTCAGATCCTGAATTCCAGCAAAAGAGCTAATGCCAACCAGTTTGAAGATCCCCCTCCCCATGAGGAACTGAATCAGCATGAAAACGCAGTTTCTTCATCTCACCATCCTGTGACTTCATCCTATATTCTTCAATGATCCCCTACCTCGGTCACTCCAACCCCCTTAAAATATCTAAGACCTAAACGGCTCAGACAGGCAGATTTGAGGTTTTCCCCTGTCTCCTTATTCAGCAGCCTTATGATTAAACTTCCTTCTCTGCTGCAACCCTGTGTCTCGGCGTATTGACTTGCCATGCATTAGGCAACAAACCtattatagtaatttttttaaaggaaattcaaTCATTGGATTGGTCCACCTGCTTATTTCTccccttttcaaaaaaaaaaagatgtgtctaCATATTGAATTTTTATACATTAAGTGGTTCATGAAACTTCCTGAAATGTGTTAATAAACAGGGCAATTATGAAATATATGGACAtagctatattttaaaacttgttaatCTGAAGTTCAGATAGACTTGACCTTCCCCAGCTTTTGTGATTATTCCCTCAGCAGCAAGTTAGTCTTAGGCAGAGCAAGTTTAAAGACATTCATGGTGCTCACTCTGTAAAACCACACGGTTCTCAACATGCACAGAGGCAGACATGATAGGGCTCAGCCCTGGAATTGATAACAGTAGCCAACACTTGCTAAGAATTTATAAGATATAGACTCTGTTATTATCCTGTCTTACAAGTGATGAGAAAGCTAAGTCTTAGGGATGTTAAGTATTAGTTCAAGGCCAATCAATGGTAAGTGGCAAAGctcagatttgaacccaggcaatccCGCCCGAAAGGCCATTCTCTTTTAGTCTGTGTATTGCCCTCCTTGCTAAAAGAGCTCATCTCTCTAGCCACTTCCTTCTCCCTGTCCCATCTCTCCTTGTACCCTCCAAATAGTCTTTTTAGCCTCTTCACCTTATCTACTGGCCTATTTCTGTCTTGAGGACCTCCCACCTCCTCACCTGCTGGACTTCCTTACCTGCCTTGTTAATACAACCCTGTCCAGCACCTGCCTCCCTGGTCACACTACAGCCAGGTAGCAGAAACCAAAATGGGCCTGTATTCCCCAACCAACTTTGTTCTACTTGCAAGTTTTTCAGATCATGCTGGTTCCTGCCTAGGCTGacctccctctttcttttgtctACCATCTGACCACATGCCTAAATAAACATGACTTGGGCGAATACAGTGTTTCCCAAATTGCATTCATTCCCATTTTGTCAtgatttttcttatctttgtggACCACTTAGAGCATTATTTACttgattcactttttaaattttagtacatTTATCTTAAACTTTATATTTCAGCCTCAGTGAAAAGCAAGTACTACTTGTAATTAGAagctaagcataaaaataaacataagagaAAAACGATGCTGATGATTTCCAGCTCTGCATAGTTGCTTGCCTTAGCTACTaggagtgagattcagtctctgTTAAAAAATGAAGCGAGCCACCATTAGAAGGGCATTTAATTCTAGCACTAAACTGAAACTCTCCATTTGGCATATTCAGAAGGATTAAA
This window of the Theropithecus gelada isolate Dixy chromosome 2, Tgel_1.0, whole genome shotgun sequence genome carries:
- the FHIT gene encoding bis(5'-adenosyl)-triphosphatase isoform X1; translation: MFFPGRLETFTGMTASMRSSRNMTRKRRTPQSLGDQRRKWQKKLQLCGSTFSDTGKDCILSSPRPSHGPQERGCTLRMEMHKNTTSILGWWLQAAGEKTLAFEYCIPSLLVSSTCLFTPFFQASAPTPPPTFSSLSCGGAPPESNVHKADLLSCTTFCLKGQPHLKV